DNA from Choristoneura fumiferana chromosome 6, NRCan_CFum_1, whole genome shotgun sequence:
GCAATGGAGAGGAAACTGGTCGGAGTCACAAGGAGGGACAGGAAAACTAACAAATGGCTTAGAAAGCAAAGTAAAGTCGCCGACATTGGTAGAAGGATAGCGAAGctcaagtggcaatgggcgggacATATTGCCCGAAAAACCGATTCGTGGTGTAGAGTTGTTCTGGATTGGAGACCATGGAAACAAAAAAGACCAGTAGGCAGACCGCAAATGAGATGGAAAGATGATATAAAAATGGTGGCGGGTAGCAACTGGACTCTAACTGCCCAAAATAGATCGGAGTGGAAGAggttgaaggaggcctacaccaagaATTTGGTAGAAGAAGGCTGAGAAGAAGAGGAGAAGCAGAATGCTTAGTAGTAAAGCTAAAGTTCACCCTACATGagttaatataaaattgttgtAACATAGTTTGTATACAATTCGCAGAGAGGTTATTAGTTTTTCATTAGGCATAATATGTTTTTTCTTCAGAATAACCTCTCTGTTTATCTCTAGGTACTCTTTCTCAAACCGTTCCCGTACCGAAAACCCCGATGTatgattataataaaacatGTAGTAACACAACAGATAATATACAGAAAGTCTTCGATGATGATGTGCAttgtacaggcctcctctacaAAGTAAGTCAATGGTTAGTAACAACAAAATGCAATTTCTCTCAATCAATTCGTTCGACGGAAATTATCATCCGGCTGATGAGTCAATTTATACGCTCTTGCTTACATTTGGTGCAGATATTATCACAACAGTTTTATTATAAGTTATTTGAGAGCTGGCATTGTCCCTTCGCACGTGTGTATAGAAGGTCGTGTGATGATGAAATGGATTCTGATATTAGTTCTGTGCGCTTCGAGTGTGGATTCAACTGTTTTGGGTTTTCTAACCAACCTGCCTTGGGAAATCGGGGTGAGTGAGGGATAGACTCTTACtattaaaaacaaatggttGGGTCACACGCTAGAACATCTAGTTATGACAATTAAATTGGATGTACCGTTTTGGCGTCTGTACAGACTATAAAAACGCGTGTCGGCATGTGTGCGTCGAATTGGGATCTCTTGGGTCTTTATAAAGGCCTAGTACTCGTCACATGTATCTACCTTCTGGACAAAGCTGAATAGAAtctgttgattaggttatttctGGTTTCTAACCTATGTAACCAAAGGCCACAGTATTAACGGAGAAATGACTGTTTTACGGTTTAATACTTCGAAGCAtacattaatttcattttgaaaatatatatttctttataTTCATCTAGTCAAATAATTTACTACATTAGAATATTCCTGAGAGAGCTCTAAGTAGATACTCGGGATTACGGTGATTGCCTAGAGAGTAGAGAAACGTTGTAATCAGCTCTAAAGCTTTTTAATATCAATTCAAAGAGCACGTTCTCGCTCTGCTACGTTTAGGCTGCGTGGGAGGATCTGTTGCgtggaatatgtttttcatgaccCAATAGAATTCGGcgtctaagctgaagtgggacagggctggccatgtttgccgcatgccagacgagttttgggccaagataaccaccgagtggatgcccaccaactcgaaaaggcgacctggcagacctagacggcgatggcgggatgaactggtcttcttcttgaaggactggcccttgtatgtaggggacagagagcagtggaagtattggggggaggcctttgctcagcagtgggacagaataggctaacaacaacaacaatagaaacgctttatttacctcgcctcgctacgctcagctgtttccaccagagatgtgctgtgcgaggatatgtaaatgaagcgtttctattggttgatgaaaaacatattccacgcaacacatcctcgcacatctctggtggaaacggagccttacgCATGTTTAGTTTATCTACGTAGTAAATACGAGTATGTGTATATGTTCACTGGTACGAGACATGGAGTGCATTTTAACTACGCATGCAAATACGCATAATATCTGTTTGATTTTAATATACGtatataaactttatattttattaaatttgttagttttattacctagtcattatcaaattaatttattcatttgtaAAGTCATGTACACAGTTATTTATTAGTCATAAATGGTGTTTTctgggatggtccatattatattttattacaagcttttgttaacaaatggaccctgcggcatggtaccaaagatgctggctgcatttccccgctggatcgcaagactgatgcgttgagcgaggaaactgccagctcttcggtctcctgtggtatctctgagtatctttgatagatctttgaagagactcagagcgccaggtgttagttaaataactgaaaacctaaatttattttgttcagaATTGAGAGAAGCTTAGATTACATTAGACTTTAAACCAGGTAGTGAgttttttaaattcatctaGCCAATTAGATGTTTTAATTAGCAAGatctttatattatttagatacTTTAATACTGGCTGTTTTTGAAATAGAAACACGCAGTTTGAGtatgtgaggttttcagttgacccttaaaaaggtagaggcgatttagcaaccacatgcattgacttggaaattcaaccttattgttctagttataagttacaatatccattgtaatcattaaaaatactactagccaaaataccacgcacatgactcatcacgctaacacacacgagtaatatttacctcgacgtttcggcaacattacagtggccgtggtcacgagtagactaattataataataataatattttgagcATTCGTTTAAGGCTTAGCATAGCAGTTTTAAAACCGCGCAGAATCCCTGAACTTTATTATATATGCTAAGTAATTGTCAATCGTTCGAAGGTGAACTATTAAGGCACTAATTTTCCAAATAATgtcatgtatttatgtaaactaaTTATATGTTTTTGTATGCTCCAGAATTCTGTTAGCAGTGCTTGGACCGCTTTCAAAGATCTTGTCAAGAAACCTGTGAGAATTAAAAGACTGGGCAGTGGTGGCCGTAAGTACTCAAGTTCTTatatccctacttccctactatatatattaatattataaatgcgaaagtaactctgtctgtctgtctgtctgttacgatttcacgtcgaaaccgcagaaccaattttgatgaaatttggtatagagatagcttaagcgccaaggatcaacataggatactttttattccagtaGAAGGCACCACCGCGCGATAATCTAGGTCCGCgccgacgaagtcgcgggcaaaagctagtagttttATAACTTGCCTGATACAGAGTCCCGCTGCTAGGTAAAGTCATGTTTGACCGCCACAATTCCAAGTCTGGCGCAATGTCAACCCAATTTCTTGTTTATAAGCCTAAATCGCTCCACCATCTTTTTcctaaaaagaaaaacgatactaaaaagagaaaaagaacAAAGTGCAACTTTAGATTAGAGCAATAACGAAATATATACTGTGCATACAATATACGTATATAACAAACATAAGTATGTAGATAGATTCATACAAAAGATgatagattaaataaaaataggtgTACTTTGCGCGCCTTAAGTCTATCGGTAAGGAGATCCATAACTGAGTAGTGTATATGAATAAAGGTAGAAATTAGAGTTTGAAAGAGGGACGGTAAGGaaaaagttctgagagcaaTGAATAGAAGTAACATCTAGTAATAATTTAAGGAAGTTCCGCAGCTAAGTTCTGTTTTAACCCTATCGTGTACATTAAACTAAGTATAAAACTCTCCATCCACTGTAACGTCACAAACTTTTGCAGCCAGAAAACCAACCGTACCGCCCACGCGTTCGTTCACAGCTGACACAGATTTACCAGAAACCGTATTACCGACACGCGGCAATCCAACACCACCAAAGCGCCCGACTCTCCCAGTCTTCGCACTACCGACCTGGAAGACCCTGCATCGTTGGAACCACATGCAACAACCCAAGTTGTATCACACGAGGGGTTATCACTCCGTCACCGACCGAAGCACCTACAGGTTACTGAACTTCCTCACTGCTGCTAACTCCCCTTACGACAATTTGGTTATGACGTAACTTTTATAGAGGAgaatattaaaactttttttcgcTGACAATGTGGTTTTACTGCCAAAGCTTAAGCCGTCGAGAAATACCCTTAGTTTTACTTGATATGTTATTTTTCTGCCAGGTTTGTGATTGCGTGGTTAcgtatgtcgagctaaacttgacttaaggcgtgagttatccggattaactttcgtttaatatgagtgagtgagtgagagtgagtctcacggtagtttcatgttcaaaatagcgTCGTTACCTATTCATGCATGTTAAATCTTAAAAGCACGACCCGGTGTAGAATTGTTTTATAGAAAATGCTTTCGTATAGTCAAGTCAGACGTCCGGCAGATGATAGATATTTCCTTATTACcttctgaaaaaatacattataaacatatataatatatttaatcaggtgttactttgcggaggtccatatcattgTACTGGAACAATTATTTAGCTCACCCGcgcgcgaccttatgatagctacgtttatgcaagaaacaTATCAGGAGagattcacaaaaggatcgtcagtGTATGCAAATTACGAAATAGTGCAAATAACGGATAattttttacttgaaataaaaaccaattttgatgtggttgttttattttcaacattatgtaccgataagatgcttttaTGTAGAATAAAGTACAATACTGTCTAGTTTTGTGGTAAAAGAATTACTTGGAATACGGCCGTTCGTATCAAGTTTAGTATAACCCACTTGATATAAATTAACATTGAAGCTAACATAGGTAAACAAATTGAATTTGTCCCAGCCTGTGGCTGCCGCGTATTCGGAGAAACAGGCTGTAATGGCAGAAGACTGGCCAagttgtttattgtttattgggTTAGGAATATGACCAGCCTTTATTCAGTCTCGGTCTGAGGCgtaacacataggctaattttcaTTTCGATATTATCACGGGATTAGTATGTTATCTCGACCTATACATATGTACACTCATGAAAGCTATACATACTGTCTCAGAAATTACATTAAAGTAAGtttcgaataactcagaggCGCAAGCCTGGCATCTGACCCACGATCCTCGCAGCTTAGGACTCAATAGATTACTATGCCTTCAAATCGATAGTTACGAATGTAAAATCTCGTTATCTCAACCACTAAATTTGCTGACATGAATTTTGCACGGATTTTTAAACAACGTAAAAGGAACGCGTGGTGCTGTTCTACACAAAGACTTCATTATAGATAATACCCAAATCTAGTCCGACGTTACGTTTGCCCGAGTTTGCTCGGAtcataattatgaataaacaaacCAATCATACACAActcttttcattttcatgaGTGTTAAAAATGCTTCAAAAGAATAACCAATTCCGTCACAAATTTGACGAAGGTAAATATAAGAATTTGGCAAGAATACTCGCTTCgtttaatgcaattttctgcTCAAAAAGGcgataattatgtatgttattaTACGAGGGAAGGATATATAGCGTTGATAAAGCAATCATGGTAATACAGCGTTGTTCAATCACATTTAATTTAGCACATGCATTATGCGAACACAAATGGAATGTCTAACTCAAACGCCTCAAATAGATGACTAGGGATGTCGCAGCGAAATATTGTAATTTGCAGCAAATTAAATCAATATTAAATATCTTAACTGCTCAGTGGTTAAGAGGTTtaatacctgctgagctggcaacgctgcatttttgttagtttttctcgattattccataaaccgtccgtccgtccgtgttTACGTCCGTGTCATATCGACGTCGGTGGTTTGATGCAAATGCTAAGTGGTTAGTGTTTATAATGTTAATTATAGTTCCATTGtgttttttggtttttttttttaagtatattgtaagtaagttttattttattgctttttgtttttatatttctagGAAATTTGTCGCCTTCCGttgtcgccaagcggtcacagcggaagaccagcgttgccTACACGGCCAATATGCTGAGCTGGGaacgcttcgcgatttcgcatattgttgtcttttctttctttaatgtatttttattatgttttgtgcgaataaatatttctattttatttaaaattaaaaatgtttctgaTAGAAGTTTTTCTATAACTTAATGTTCTATTCCAATAATATtcgttataatttttataatctTTAACCTTAATAACATAAtacgtttttaaagaaaataaaattcaatcacgcataattattagagtagacacattaacttatctattaagaacagttctatcagaccacatttttaatttaattatatttttatggaataatcgagaaaactaacaaaaatgcaacgttgccaatTTTTATAATGCTCAAATCATTAAGTATGACCAAGATCACTGGCTGTCAAGTGTAGAAATAGATAGATTTTTTaccgaaatattttaaaaataaaaataataaaaaaaacaaaaacaataaaaattaatgaataaaaatgaattcttcAGAAGCAACCTCCAAAAACACTTCGCAAAGAAAAGGAGCAagcgaaagacgtccactaagGAGATGGTCGAATGTCTTAAAGGCGCAGGTTGCGACCACTtccagccgaagcaactggagttctatgagggaggcctatatGCACAACAGTAAAttaaagctgttggttctccgaaaataaataaataaataaataaataaacagtagacgtcctgtggctgatatgataatgatgatgaaaatgaaactactgcggaTGTATTCACAAACATTGAACATCCCTAGACCCTCTCAGTCTGAGACCCGCTTTGACATAGACAATGAGCGCCGGCGGTGTTTTGATTCCGCCTGGTTGAGTCGACTATGCAATTAGTGATAGCgcatacatatatgtatgtttaatgAGTTAAATTTGTATGCTTATGTCACCAATCTACAGCGGGAACTGAAGAGGGAAgttatgttttgttttcataTGCTTGGATTCATATGTAGTGTTACGCGGGAAGTAGTTTGTTGTCAAGTCTGGAAATGATAATAACGACGCAATGTGTTATTGTAGACTTAagactaaataataacaaatatgcgattaaaaaaaacttttatctaTACCCATATaataaatcctccattatgcgttcaaaaaccatagataatgaccagcattacgacattggattctattatgaacacggctgtatatatcgtaatgagatttaatacatcattacagcgccgggcgcgccgcgccgcgcgcacaAACAGCAGCAgatcgtcgcgcgcgcagcgggcgcagctcgtggggcagacatacctacctagttctcgttaatgcaggtcattctcaatggttcttgaacacatgatagaggatttaatatatggatatagataaaatattgtatgcaactgcaCGTagttaggccttaaaacactcatgtgaccctattatgaaactcagCTACGcatcgtttcataaaaccacactcgtgttttaaggacccctattacgatacagttgcataaataactattggaGTGTTGAATGTGAATTAATTACAGCGTCCAGTTGTTTCGGATTTTGTTTTTGTAGTTAGCATATTAAAGGAATATGGGTGAGAAATATGATAACAAAAGGAGTGAAAGCTGAAAGTGGCTTGCTCGTTTTATACTCGTATTGATATAAATACTACtgatattaatgaaaaaaaataccaattaaAAGTGTAAAGAATAAATAGGTAATACTTTACTAAAGATAGCTAATAAAAAGAAGTTAATCTTGCGACTTCCTGCAATTAATTTCTTTTAGTCAAATTATTATACCAAACTTTTAAATCTCGCCATTAAAAACGGTTTATTTATAAGAACTATACTCTTTTGTACGTATGAAAGAAGATTCGTGTTCGCAGACTTAACTGTTTCTTCCAGAACATAAAACACGACGAATATgttgtataaattaaatatgaaaatttaataAGCCATGTTGTAgaccatattattttttataaggcCCGTATAAAAGCTGTACAATACTGATTATATTAGTGCCGTAAAGTGATAGAAGCGGGTCAGACAGTATTTTACTACTAGATAAAAGAATAATTCTTATCGGTACGGACGTGCTTCGGTTCGCTACGGCCGTTGTAGGCAGACTTACTTAGTCGTAAATATACGGCTATGTTTTTATATCTATACGCTGGTGAGAACAATaccatcccaacctatatacgtctcactgctagacacaggcctcctctcaaaatgagagaaCTTAGTTCGTAGTTCCCATGCCggccctgtgcggattgggaatttcacacacaccattgaattgcttcgtaggtttgtgcaggtttcctcacgatgttttcctcgctcaaatttaaaatgtaatatcgcacatgaatttcgaaaaactcagaggtgcgagccggggtttgaacacacgatcttctgcttgagaggcgatagggcaaaccactaggccaccacggcacaaTACCTTCAATATTTTACAAATGTTCTATACTATACCT
Protein-coding regions in this window:
- the LOC141428717 gene encoding uncharacterized protein, translated to MMKWILILVLCASSVDSTVLGFLTNLPWEIGNSVSSAWTAFKDLVKKPVRIKRLGSGGPRKPTVPPTRSFTADTDLPETVLPTRGNPTPPKRPTLPVFALPTWKTLHRWNHMQQPKLYHTRGYHSVTDRSTYRLLNFLTAANSPYDNLVMT